A region of bacterium DNA encodes the following proteins:
- a CDS encoding YIP1 family protein has product MNYADAGVNAPVSPKPLGVFERFIGVFTSPAATMRDIAAHPTWLPPMIIAVLVALVFSIFSQDLILERQRTEVRKRNPEMTEQQLAVMEKMTKISTPIMAVVMTPIVYLLIGGVLLFTGNVLLGGEAKFKTLFATASWSGVISVLSTLINAPVMKARGVLESATSLAFLLPPEDNQTPLYFLLSQIDLFTLWWVVVLGFGFAAAYKLTTQKSMTVLFIWWAALAAVGFGVKMMFR; this is encoded by the coding sequence ATGAATTATGCTGATGCCGGCGTGAATGCCCCCGTTTCCCCGAAACCCCTGGGGGTTTTTGAACGCTTCATTGGGGTGTTTACCTCGCCTGCGGCGACGATGCGGGACATCGCCGCGCATCCCACGTGGCTCCCGCCCATGATCATTGCGGTGCTGGTCGCTCTGGTGTTTTCCATTTTTTCACAGGACTTAATCCTCGAACGCCAGCGCACCGAGGTCAGAAAGCGCAATCCCGAAATGACCGAACAACAGCTCGCCGTGATGGAGAAGATGACCAAGATCTCCACGCCCATCATGGCGGTGGTGATGACCCCGATCGTCTATCTGCTGATCGGCGGCGTTTTGCTGTTCACCGGCAACGTCCTGCTGGGCGGCGAGGCCAAATTCAAGACCCTTTTTGCCACGGCCTCGTGGAGCGGCGTGATCTCGGTCTTGAGCACGCTCATCAACGCGCCGGTGATGAAAGCGCGCGGCGTGTTGGAGAGCGCAACCAGTCTGGCGTTTTTGCTGCCGCCGGAGGACAACCAGACCCCGCTCTATTTTTTGCTGTCGCAGATTGATTTGTTCACCCTCTGGTGGGTGGTCGTGCTCGGCTTCGGATTCGCCGCCGCCTACAAACTCACCACCCAGAAAAGCATGACCGTGCTGTTCATTTGGTGGGCCGCGCTGGCGGCGGTCGGATTCGGTGTCAAAATGATGTTCCGTTGA
- a CDS encoding glycosyltransferase family 39 protein, which produces MSQSKLKFVPEGILVLALALIKLALHFLTNTNYELHRDVYLYLALADHPAWGYVSVPPLTPMIGKVALWLLGHNAFAAGFFPALTGALTIVIIALLVKELGGGTWALVLACTAFLISPAFLRSNTFLMPVSFDQFAWLLSGYLMVKLIKTQNPRYWIWLGLTWGLAFLNKYAIVFFVLAALLALLLTPQRNLIRSKHFVAGVVLGTLIILPNLLWQHSHNWPVIGHMAELRRTQLVHVEPVGFLLQQLLMNLHAVPLWLAGLFYLLFAPAAREWRALGLTCVLVILILMALSGKAYYTLGAYPLLFAAGGVAFERLGARRGRVLRPALLALMILLFLPGLPYSLPLLSLEQMAAYAQASRAYGMEGALVWEDGRVHELPQDYADMTGWRELAEIVIRTYDGLSAAEKAHTAIYAENYGQAGAIKFYGKKSGLPEPVSFNESFVLWAPDSAALRTLIYVNDELGEDLLPHFANIELAGQVNNRYFRENGVQVYLCRNPRDGLAEFYRSRVASQKNHYR; this is translated from the coding sequence ATGAGCCAGTCGAAACTGAAATTCGTGCCGGAGGGAATTCTCGTCCTGGCGCTGGCGCTGATCAAACTCGCGCTGCATTTTTTGACGAACACCAATTATGAGCTGCACCGTGATGTTTATCTCTATCTGGCCCTGGCGGATCATCCCGCGTGGGGCTACGTCTCGGTGCCGCCGCTCACGCCGATGATCGGCAAGGTGGCGCTGTGGCTGCTCGGCCACAACGCCTTTGCCGCGGGCTTTTTTCCCGCGCTCACCGGCGCCCTCACGATCGTCATCATTGCGCTGCTGGTGAAAGAACTCGGCGGCGGCACGTGGGCGCTGGTGCTGGCGTGCACCGCCTTTCTGATTTCACCGGCCTTTCTGCGCAGCAACACGTTCTTGATGCCGGTTTCGTTCGATCAGTTCGCCTGGCTGCTCAGCGGCTATCTCATGGTCAAACTCATCAAGACGCAGAATCCGCGGTATTGGATCTGGCTGGGCCTCACCTGGGGCCTGGCCTTTTTGAACAAGTATGCCATCGTGTTCTTCGTGCTCGCGGCGTTGCTGGCTTTGCTGCTCACGCCACAGAGAAATCTCATCCGGTCAAAACACTTTGTTGCCGGGGTGGTGTTGGGCACGCTGATCATTCTGCCCAACCTGCTCTGGCAGCACAGCCACAATTGGCCGGTGATCGGGCATATGGCGGAATTGCGGCGCACGCAGTTGGTGCATGTCGAACCCGTGGGCTTCCTGCTGCAGCAGTTGCTCATGAATCTGCATGCCGTGCCGCTGTGGCTGGCGGGATTGTTCTATCTGCTCTTTGCGCCGGCGGCACGGGAGTGGCGCGCCCTGGGCCTGACCTGCGTGTTGGTGATTCTGATCTTGATGGCGCTGAGCGGCAAAGCCTACTACACGCTGGGCGCGTATCCGCTGTTGTTTGCGGCCGGCGGGGTTGCGTTCGAAAGGCTGGGTGCGCGGCGCGGGCGCGTATTGCGGCCGGCGCTGTTGGCGTTGATGATTCTACTCTTCCTGCCCGGCCTGCCCTACAGCCTGCCGTTGCTGTCGCTGGAGCAAATGGCGGCGTATGCGCAGGCGAGCCGGGCCTATGGCATGGAAGGCGCGCTGGTGTGGGAAGACGGCCGGGTGCACGAGTTGCCGCAGGATTATGCGGATATGACCGGCTGGCGCGAGCTGGCGGAGATCGTCATCCGGACGTACGACGGTTTGAGCGCAGCGGAAAAGGCGCATACCGCCATTTACGCCGAAAACTACGGTCAAGCCGGCGCGATCAAATTTTACGGAAAAAAAAGCGGCCTGCCGGAGCCGGTGAGCTTCAATGAATCGTTCGTGCTCTGGGCGCCCGACAGCGCCGCGCTCCGCACGCTGATCTACGTGAATGATGAATTGGGCGAAGATCTCCTTCCCCACTTCGCGAACATCGAGCTGGCGGGCCAGGTGAACAACCGCTATTTCCGCGAGAACGGCGTGCAAGTTTACCTGTGCCGCAATCCGCGTGACGGCCTGGCGGAGTTCTATCGCAGCCGCGTCGCGAGCCAGAAGAATCACTATCGCTGA
- a CDS encoding CCA tRNA nucleotidyltransferase, with translation MTILRDFPILKTIGEFADRQGCAVYLVGGFVRDYLLRRLNEEANRNEMDFVIVGNGIQFATALARHLKAPKPTVFQKFGTAMLHWQERRLEFVGARKESYRGDSRKPEVAPADLPADLARRDFTINAMAVGLHAAEAGRLIDPHDGRRALAEKVIRTPLEPQATFNDDPLRILRGIRFATQLQFSVAPGTFAAMQAMRERLRIISQERITEELLKIMAAPKPSLGFNLLDQAGVLEIVLPELLELKGVEEYAGYQHKDVFNHTLMVLNNLCRVSEKMPLRLAALLHDIAKPRTKEFKPGKGWTFHGHEEVGGRMIPAIFRRLKLPMEWAAYVQKLTRLHLRPIALTEEACTDSAYRRLLFQAGEDLEDLLTLCRSDITSGNPQRRKQHLENFDFVVQRLQEVEEKDRMRAFQSPVRGEEIMALCGLAPGPLVGKLKTAIEEAILDGLIPNEHDAARAYLLQIKDQILADSNRTDGKHPETFD, from the coding sequence ATGACAATTCTGCGCGACTTTCCCATTCTCAAAACCATCGGTGAATTTGCCGACCGGCAGGGCTGTGCCGTTTATTTGGTGGGCGGCTTTGTGCGCGACTATCTTTTGCGGCGGCTGAACGAAGAGGCGAATCGCAATGAAATGGATTTCGTCATTGTCGGCAACGGCATTCAATTCGCCACGGCCCTGGCGCGCCACCTGAAAGCGCCCAAGCCCACAGTGTTTCAGAAATTCGGCACCGCCATGCTGCACTGGCAGGAGCGCCGGCTGGAGTTCGTGGGCGCGCGCAAGGAAAGCTATCGCGGCGACTCGCGCAAACCGGAGGTAGCGCCGGCGGATTTGCCCGCGGATCTCGCCCGCCGCGATTTCACCATCAACGCGATGGCGGTTGGGTTGCACGCCGCCGAGGCCGGCCGGCTGATCGATCCCCACGACGGCCGCCGCGCCCTCGCCGAAAAAGTAATTCGCACGCCGCTCGAGCCGCAGGCCACGTTCAACGATGATCCGCTGCGCATTCTGCGCGGTATTCGCTTCGCGACGCAACTGCAGTTCAGCGTTGCGCCCGGCACGTTTGCGGCGATGCAGGCGATGCGCGAGCGGCTGCGCATCATTTCCCAGGAGCGTATCACCGAGGAGCTGCTCAAGATCATGGCCGCGCCCAAGCCCTCCCTCGGTTTCAACCTGCTCGACCAGGCGGGCGTGCTCGAGATCGTTCTGCCGGAGCTGCTGGAGCTGAAGGGCGTGGAGGAATATGCCGGCTATCAGCACAAGGACGTGTTCAATCACACACTGATGGTGTTGAATAATCTCTGCCGCGTTTCAGAAAAGATGCCGCTGCGGCTGGCGGCGTTGTTGCACGACATTGCCAAGCCGCGCACCAAGGAATTCAAGCCCGGCAAAGGCTGGACCTTTCACGGCCATGAGGAAGTCGGCGGCCGCATGATCCCTGCAATTTTCCGCCGCCTGAAACTGCCGATGGAATGGGCCGCCTACGTGCAAAAGCTCACCCGCTTGCATCTCCGGCCGATCGCGTTGACCGAGGAAGCCTGCACCGATTCGGCCTACCGGCGCTTGTTGTTTCAAGCAGGCGAAGATTTGGAGGATTTGCTGACGCTGTGCCGGTCGGACATCACTTCCGGCAACCCGCAACGCCGCAAGCAGCATCTCGAGAATTTTGACTTCGTGGTGCAACGCCTGCAGGAAGTCGAAGAGAAGGATCGCATGCGTGCGTTTCAATCGCCGGTGCGAGGCGAGGAGATCATGGCCCTGTGCGGCCTCGCACCCGGGCCGCTGGTGGGCAAGTTGAAGACCGCCATCGAAGAGGCGATTCTCGATGGCCTCATTCCCAATGAGCATGATGCGGCCCGCGCTTATCTGTTGCAGATCAAGGATCAAATCCTGGCGGACAGCAATCGGACGGATGGAAAACATCCGGAAACTTTTGATTGA
- a CDS encoding efflux RND transporter periplasmic adaptor subunit produces MSKRTKLLIGLAGIVLVGAVVFFNLRRGRGDETEVQTEKARRSDVIQTVSGSGKVKPVIEVKISANVSAEIVKLHVQEGEAVKKGQVLVELDRTRYLAALDRARSAVKSAEANLVKARSDYQRAQELFARSLFSQAELEGVKASLTLAESSVEESRAALNQAQDDLSKTTLTAPIDGTVIQLNKEVGEIALGSQFTSDVIMTVGDLSEMEMIAQIDENDVVLIDVGDQAKLEVDALPDHPLPCAVTKIANSATTTGRGTQEEITNFDVTVKISENHPKLRPGMSATVDIQTDIRPNALNIPLQCVTVRPKSDLKDTTLAYIESRAARKEREEKSKVREISSNEEAQKEPAAAAKKDLIEVAFVVREGKAVMVPVITGISDDTHVEVLSGLQENDEVITGPYRILSRLLKDGDRVKVKKEEARQKDGKKEQS; encoded by the coding sequence ATGTCGAAACGTACGAAACTGCTGATCGGCCTCGCCGGCATCGTCCTGGTCGGGGCCGTGGTGTTCTTCAATTTGCGGCGCGGGCGTGGCGATGAAACCGAGGTGCAGACGGAAAAAGCCAGACGCTCGGACGTGATTCAAACCGTCTCCGGCTCCGGCAAAGTGAAGCCGGTCATCGAAGTCAAAATCTCGGCGAATGTCTCCGCCGAAATCGTCAAGCTGCACGTGCAGGAAGGCGAGGCAGTGAAGAAAGGCCAGGTGCTGGTCGAGCTGGATCGCACGCGCTATCTCGCGGCGCTGGATCGCGCCCGCTCGGCGGTAAAATCGGCCGAAGCCAATCTGGTGAAGGCACGCAGCGATTATCAGCGGGCGCAGGAGTTGTTCGCGCGCAGCCTCTTTTCGCAGGCCGAGCTGGAAGGCGTGAAAGCCTCGCTCACGCTGGCGGAAAGCAGTGTGGAAGAGTCGCGTGCGGCCCTCAATCAAGCCCAGGACGATCTTTCCAAGACCACGCTGACTGCGCCGATCGACGGCACCGTCATCCAACTCAACAAGGAAGTCGGTGAGATTGCGCTGGGCTCGCAATTCACTTCCGATGTCATTATGACCGTCGGCGATCTTTCTGAGATGGAAATGATCGCACAGATCGACGAGAATGACGTGGTGCTGATCGACGTCGGCGATCAGGCCAAGCTGGAGGTCGATGCCCTGCCCGACCATCCGCTGCCCTGTGCCGTCACCAAAATCGCCAATTCCGCCACCACCACCGGCCGCGGCACGCAGGAAGAAATCACCAATTTCGACGTGACTGTGAAGATCTCGGAGAATCATCCCAAGCTGCGGCCCGGCATGTCGGCGACGGTGGACATTCAAACCGATATTCGCCCGAACGCGCTCAACATTCCTCTGCAGTGCGTCACCGTGCGGCCGAAGAGTGACTTGAAAGACACCACGCTGGCCTACATCGAAAGCCGGGCAGCACGCAAGGAGCGCGAGGAAAAAAGCAAAGTGCGGGAGATTTCCTCCAATGAGGAGGCGCAGAAGGAGCCGGCGGCTGCCGCCAAGAAGGACTTGATCGAAGTGGCGTTCGTGGTGCGTGAGGGCAAAGCCGTCATGGTGCCGGTGATCACCGGCATCAGCGATGACACTCACGTCGAAGTGTTGAGCGGTCTGCAGGAAAACGATGAAGTCATCACCGGACCGTATCGCATCTTGTCACGCCTGCTCAAGGACGGCGACCGCGTGAAAGTCAAGAAGGAAGAAGCCCGGCAGAAAGACGGGAAGAAGGAACAATCGTGA
- a CDS encoding MtnX-like HAD-IB family phosphatase: MIICSDFDGTIAQNDVGSLLARTFGDPVVCQRCVASWKSGEISSRECQEQELATVRVTPAALAELCAQQALSPGFAEFVALCRGRGWPLIVLSDGFDFYIRQILARHGLELPLVSNHLHFIPPDRVAADFPYWQHTCGRCGNCKGYHVRRLRRPGEQMVYIGDGYSDRCGAAEAELIFAKHDLAEWCQTNRAAYHAYEDFHAIARVLAQRS; the protein is encoded by the coding sequence ATGATTATCTGCTCGGATTTTGACGGCACCATTGCACAAAACGATGTCGGCAGTTTGTTGGCCCGCACTTTCGGCGACCCGGTGGTCTGTCAACGTTGCGTCGCCTCCTGGAAAAGCGGCGAGATCAGCTCGCGGGAATGCCAGGAGCAAGAGCTGGCCACGGTGCGGGTAACGCCCGCCGCGCTGGCGGAACTCTGCGCGCAGCAGGCATTGAGTCCCGGGTTTGCAGAATTCGTCGCGCTGTGCCGTGGCCGCGGCTGGCCGCTGATCGTGCTGAGCGACGGCTTCGATTTCTACATCCGGCAGATCCTCGCCCGCCATGGTTTGGAACTCCCGCTCGTGAGCAACCATCTGCATTTCATTCCCCCTGATCGTGTGGCTGCCGACTTTCCCTATTGGCAGCACACCTGCGGCCGCTGCGGCAATTGCAAGGGCTATCACGTGCGCCGCTTGCGCCGGCCGGGCGAGCAAATGGTCTATATCGGCGACGGCTATTCCGATCGCTGTGGCGCCGCCGAGGCCGAGCTGATTTTTGCCAAACATGATCTGGCCGAGTGGTGCCAGACGAACCGGGCGGCCTATCACGCCTACGAAGATTTCCATGCGATTGCCAGGGTGTTAGCACAACGATCATGA
- a CDS encoding ABC transporter permease gives MLPIFSDLWEGTKIALQALRANKLRFLLTTLGIVIGVMTVITIVALIQGINQAFYEEISSIGTDTLYIQKFAWVNNNEEDWVRFRNRKDITLREYEAVVKHATLVKAVTPSIYTRAAVRYKDNGITGVLIAGTNDNYMVTSNTAPERGRFISTQDVDYRRNVCVLGAEVAEKLFGRADPLGERISIGGRRFRVVGVLAERGKIFGFNPNVLVVIPFGTFENAFGHRRSVEIQVKVNHPALLDAAQDELTGILRRVRKVPPHKEDDFAINRQSLLTNLYNSLTAGLWGLAIGVGSISLLVGGIGIMNIMLVSVTERTREIGIRKAIGAKRRDILWQFLVETMIICSLGVVLGILAAVGVAFAVKQAFSFPVVFTPWIILLGLGFVVTIGLFFGIYPASKAARLNPTEALRYE, from the coding sequence ATGCTCCCCATTTTCTCCGACCTGTGGGAAGGCACCAAGATCGCCCTGCAGGCGTTGCGCGCCAACAAGCTGCGCTTCCTGCTGACGACGCTGGGCATCGTGATCGGCGTGATGACCGTGATCACGATCGTGGCGTTGATCCAGGGCATCAATCAAGCCTTCTATGAAGAAATTTCTTCCATCGGCACCGACACTCTTTACATTCAAAAATTCGCCTGGGTCAACAACAATGAAGAAGACTGGGTGCGCTTTCGCAACCGCAAGGATATCACCCTGCGCGAATACGAGGCGGTGGTGAAACATGCCACGTTGGTGAAGGCGGTCACGCCCAGCATCTACACCCGCGCCGCCGTCAGGTACAAGGACAACGGGATCACTGGCGTGTTGATCGCCGGCACCAATGACAACTACATGGTGACCAGTAACACTGCGCCGGAACGGGGCCGCTTCATTTCCACGCAGGACGTCGACTACCGCCGCAACGTCTGCGTGCTGGGTGCCGAAGTTGCCGAGAAGCTCTTCGGCCGCGCCGATCCCCTCGGCGAGCGCATCAGCATCGGCGGCCGGCGCTTTCGCGTTGTCGGCGTGCTCGCCGAGCGCGGCAAGATTTTCGGTTTCAATCCCAACGTGCTGGTGGTGATTCCCTTCGGCACTTTCGAGAACGCCTTCGGCCATCGCCGCTCGGTCGAGATTCAAGTGAAAGTCAACCATCCTGCCCTGCTCGACGCCGCCCAGGACGAGCTCACCGGCATCCTGCGCCGCGTGCGCAAAGTGCCACCCCACAAAGAAGACGACTTCGCCATCAACCGGCAGAGTCTGCTGACCAATCTCTACAACAGCCTCACCGCCGGGCTGTGGGGGCTGGCCATCGGCGTCGGCTCGATCTCGCTGCTGGTGGGCGGCATCGGCATTATGAACATCATGCTGGTGTCGGTGACGGAGCGCACGCGCGAAATCGGCATTCGCAAGGCCATCGGCGCGAAGCGGCGCGACATTCTCTGGCAGTTTCTGGTGGAGACCATGATCATTTGCAGCCTGGGCGTCGTGCTCGGCATTCTCGCGGCGGTCGGCGTGGCGTTTGCCGTCAAGCAGGCTTTCTCGTTCCCGGTGGTGTTCACGCCCTGGATCATCCTGCTCGGCTTGGGGTTCGTGGTGACCATTGGCCTGTTCTTCGGCATCTATCCGGCCAGCAAGGCCGCGCGGCTGAACCCGACGGAGGCGCTGCGCTATGAATAA
- a CDS encoding TolC family protein, with amino-acid sequence MKQKLALLCGALLALVTAGWAQNGKPMTLQECITVALRGNSALLNSERRYRIAGTDVQRARAGILPAMDLSLSSGRFRQGSRTRLGDVLVGFDPVTGQAVYERRTLTQAGFSTPDHSAQISLSVPLFDFGANWNRIRQAGAAEDASAKTYASSRQNTILTVHQRYFGYLKERQLLAVYEDAVKLSEEQLKRTESMYEIGSVAQGDVFRQRTQLGNDRINLITQQNQVRNARSLLNVAMGRPPEAELEIVDMETLPEAREYTLDEVLKVAVDKNPDLQSYKFQMRSAEIGKSLARSTFLPSFSFSGGYRRSHNEFERVYSGFDKNWNASAGIDMRLNLFNGFSDKATLERESLNYRIAEEDYTDRLRNIRLEAEQALLSLQAWKEITAINSDNLNSAQEDLRLAQERYRVGAGTLLDIINAQTNLTRARGTLVRAKYDSMIAYAQLKNSMGTLEQ; translated from the coding sequence ATGAAACAAAAATTGGCGTTACTCTGCGGCGCACTGCTGGCGCTGGTGACCGCGGGCTGGGCGCAAAACGGCAAACCCATGACGCTGCAGGAGTGCATCACCGTGGCCCTGCGCGGCAACTCGGCATTGTTGAATTCCGAGCGCCGGTACCGCATCGCCGGCACGGACGTGCAGCGCGCGCGCGCCGGAATCCTGCCTGCGATGGACCTGTCGCTGTCCTCGGGCCGCTTCCGGCAGGGCTCTCGCACCCGGTTAGGAGACGTGCTGGTTGGGTTTGATCCGGTCACCGGCCAGGCCGTTTACGAGCGCCGCACTTTGACGCAGGCCGGATTCAGCACGCCCGATCACTCCGCCCAAATTTCATTGTCCGTGCCGCTGTTTGATTTCGGCGCGAATTGGAACCGCATCCGGCAGGCGGGAGCCGCCGAGGATGCCAGCGCCAAAACTTACGCCTCGTCCCGGCAGAACACGATCCTGACCGTGCACCAGCGTTACTTTGGCTACCTGAAGGAGCGCCAGCTTCTGGCGGTCTACGAAGATGCCGTGAAGCTGAGTGAAGAGCAGCTCAAGCGCACCGAAAGCATGTACGAGATCGGCTCGGTGGCGCAGGGCGACGTCTTTCGCCAGCGCACGCAGCTCGGCAACGATCGCATTAATCTCATCACCCAGCAGAATCAGGTGCGCAATGCCCGCTCGCTGTTGAATGTCGCCATGGGCCGGCCGCCGGAGGCGGAGTTGGAAATCGTCGATATGGAGACCCTGCCGGAAGCGCGCGAATACACGCTGGACGAGGTGCTCAAGGTGGCGGTCGATAAAAATCCCGATCTGCAGAGCTACAAGTTTCAAATGCGCAGCGCGGAAATCGGCAAAAGCCTCGCGCGCTCCACCTTCCTGCCGAGCTTCTCTTTTTCCGGCGGTTATCGCCGCAGCCACAATGAATTCGAACGCGTCTATTCCGGCTTCGACAAGAACTGGAACGCCTCGGCCGGCATCGACATGCGTTTGAACCTGTTCAACGGCTTTTCGGACAAAGCCACGCTCGAACGCGAAAGCTTGAACTATCGCATCGCCGAAGAGGACTACACCGACCGCCTGCGCAACATCCGGCTGGAAGCCGAGCAGGCGTTGCTCAGCCTGCAGGCTTGGAAGGAAATCACCGCGATCAACTCGGACAACCTGAACTCGGCGCAGGAGGATCTGCGCCTGGCGCAGGAGCGCTATCGCGTGGGCGCCGGCACGCTGCTGGACATCATCAACGCCCAGACCAACCTGACGCGCGCGCGCGGCACGCTGGTGCGGGCGAAATATGACAGCATGATTGCTTATGCCCAGTTGAAGAACAGCATGGGCACGCTGGAGCAGTAA
- a CDS encoding ABC transporter permease, protein MIFSENLDIALNAIRANKLRSSLTLLGVIIGVMTIIGMQSIVGGFQRDLERQLTVLGANTFQIQKFPPLITSREQWLRYQNRKDLRADELEAVMEHASLARSVSGEHMQFGAVIRYRDRKTTPTVIVVGATSEYLDNNGYLLRTGRFLNPTDEQYTSHIAILGSDLVSRLFPFEDPVGSEIRIDAERFLIVGTLEEKGRVFGNSQDNLVIIPLSTFETIYGAKRSMSIQIQAASPSQYDATVEQVTGILRAVRKVLPGEDNDFEIFSSGSLIETANKLTSVAAWAGLVIAGISLLVAGVGIMNIMLVSVTERTREIGVRKAIGAKRRAILLQFLIEAIVLCEIGGVLGIVLGIGVGQLIKAVFDLAVILPLGAIFLALIFCSLVGLFFGIYPAAKAARLDPIEALRYE, encoded by the coding sequence ATGATCTTCAGTGAAAACCTCGACATTGCGCTGAATGCCATTCGCGCCAACAAGCTGCGTTCCTCGCTCACCCTGCTGGGCGTCATCATCGGCGTCATGACCATCATCGGCATGCAGTCGATCGTGGGCGGCTTTCAGCGGGATTTGGAGCGGCAGCTCACCGTGCTGGGCGCGAATACCTTTCAGATTCAAAAATTTCCACCGCTCATCACCAGCCGCGAGCAGTGGCTGCGCTATCAAAACCGCAAGGACCTGCGCGCAGACGAGCTGGAGGCGGTGATGGAACACGCCTCGCTCGCCCGCAGCGTCAGCGGCGAACACATGCAGTTCGGCGCGGTGATCCGCTATCGCGACCGCAAGACCACGCCCACCGTCATCGTGGTCGGCGCCACCAGCGAATACCTCGACAATAACGGCTACCTGCTGCGCACCGGCCGCTTTCTCAACCCGACCGACGAGCAGTACACCAGCCACATCGCCATCCTGGGCAGTGATCTGGTCAGCCGCCTCTTTCCCTTCGAAGATCCGGTGGGCAGCGAAATCCGCATCGATGCGGAGCGCTTCCTGATCGTGGGCACGCTCGAAGAAAAGGGCCGGGTGTTCGGCAACAGCCAGGACAATCTCGTTATCATTCCGCTCAGCACTTTCGAAACGATCTACGGCGCCAAGCGCTCGATGTCGATTCAAATTCAGGCGGCCAGCCCGTCGCAGTACGACGCCACGGTCGAGCAAGTGACCGGCATTCTGCGCGCCGTGCGCAAAGTGCTGCCCGGGGAAGACAACGATTTCGAAATCTTCTCCAGCGGCTCGCTCATCGAAACCGCCAACAAGCTCACCAGCGTGGCCGCCTGGGCCGGCCTGGTGATTGCCGGCATTTCGCTGCTGGTCGCCGGGGTCGGCATCATGAACATCATGCTGGTGTCGGTCACCGAGCGCACCCGCGAGATCGGCGTCCGCAAAGCCATCGGCGCCAAGCGCCGCGCGATCCTGCTGCAGTTTCTCATCGAAGCCATCGTGCTGTGCGAGATCGGCGGCGTGCTCGGCATCGTGCTCGGCATCGGCGTGGGCCAGTTGATCAAAGCCGTCTTCGATTTGGCGGTGATTCTGCCCCTCGGCGCGATTTTTCTCGCGTTGATCTTCTGCTCGCTGGTGGGCCTGTTCTTCGGCATCTATCCCGCGGCCAAAGCCGCACGCCTCGATCCCATCGAAGCGCTGCGCTACGAGTAA
- a CDS encoding ABC transporter ATP-binding protein, whose translation MLIDVQQLVKTYAIGEIQVNALRGVDVQIGENEYVAIMGPSGSGKSTLMNILGCLDTPTDGRYQFGGEDVHKMDDDQLAEIRNRRIGFVFQTFNLLPRATALHNVELPLVYAGVSAAKRRAQAKTALERVGLADRMNHKPNELSGGQRQRVAIARALVNNPSIILADEPTGNLDTVTGDEIMTIFSELHRQGNTIILVTHEEYIAEHARRIIRLRDGRIESDAFISRAN comes from the coding sequence ATGCTTATCGATGTGCAACAACTCGTCAAGACCTACGCCATCGGCGAGATTCAAGTCAATGCCCTGCGTGGCGTGGACGTGCAGATCGGCGAGAATGAATACGTCGCCATCATGGGCCCTTCCGGCTCGGGCAAATCCACGCTGATGAACATTCTCGGGTGCCTGGACACGCCCACCGACGGCCGCTACCAATTCGGCGGCGAGGACGTGCACAAGATGGACGATGACCAGTTGGCCGAGATTCGCAACCGCCGCATCGGCTTCGTCTTTCAGACCTTCAACCTGCTGCCGCGCGCCACCGCGTTGCACAACGTCGAGCTGCCGTTGGTTTATGCCGGCGTGTCGGCGGCCAAACGCCGCGCCCAGGCGAAAACCGCGCTCGAGCGCGTCGGTCTGGCCGATCGCATGAATCACAAACCCAACGAGCTTTCCGGCGGCCAGCGCCAGCGCGTCGCCATCGCCCGCGCCCTGGTGAACAATCCTTCGATCATCCTGGCGGATGAGCCGACCGGCAATCTCGACACCGTCACCGGCGATGAGATCATGACCATCTTTTCCGAATTGCACCGCCAGGGCAACACCATCATCCTGGTGACGCATGAGGAATACATCGCCGAGCATGCGCGCCGCATCATTCGCTTGCGTGACGGCCGCATCGAGTCCGATGCCTTTATTTCGCGTGCCAACTGA